A window of Campylobacter pinnipediorum subsp. pinnipediorum contains these coding sequences:
- a CDS encoding 1-aminocyclopropane-1-carboxylate deaminase codes for MIQKILFRDFEFYILRDDLLGEFNGNKARKLEYFLQNDLDIKGIVSHGSSQSNAMYSLSVFAKLKKIEFHYVVSHLNENLQKNPVGNFLASLENGMKLYIKDSREYYAKQIAKDKNLFFIQEGVAIPEAEYGFKTQALEIKNFALKNSLKFDIFLPSGTGTSASFLSKNIDFDVYTCPCVGDEEYLKLQIQNLVSNSKVKILKPPKKYHFGDLKIELFQIYKELKKSTNIEFDLIYDPVGFITLFNNLDKFKNDVLYIHQGGIMGNISQKQRYERKFKKI; via the coding sequence ATGATACAAAAAATTTTATTTAGAGATTTTGAGTTTTATATTTTAAGAGATGATTTACTTGGTGAATTTAATGGTAATAAGGCTAGGAAATTAGAGTATTTTTTACAAAACGATCTAGATATAAAAGGCATAGTATCTCACGGCTCTAGTCAATCAAACGCTATGTATTCTCTTAGTGTTTTTGCTAAATTAAAAAAAATAGAATTTCATTATGTGGTTTCTCATCTAAACGAGAATCTGCAAAAAAATCCAGTTGGAAATTTTTTAGCTTCACTTGAAAATGGAATGAAACTTTATATAAAAGATAGTAGAGAATATTATGCAAAACAAATAGCAAAAGATAAAAATTTATTTTTTATTCAAGAGGGTGTTGCTATTCCTGAAGCAGAATATGGTTTTAAGACTCAGGCTTTAGAGATAAAAAATTTTGCATTAAAAAATTCACTTAAATTTGATATTTTCTTACCAAGTGGAACAGGAACAAGTGCTAGTTTTTTGTCAAAAAATATAGATTTTGATGTTTATACCTGTCCTTGTGTTGGCGATGAAGAATATTTAAAGTTGCAAATACAAAATTTAGTTTCTAACTCCAAAGTTAAAATTTTAAAACCTCCTAAAAAATATCATTTTGGTGATTTGAAGATTGAATTATTTCAAATTTATAAAGAATTAAAAAAATCAACAAACATAGAATTTGATCTAATCTATGATCCAGTTGGTTTTATAACACTTTTTAATAATTTAGATAAGTTTAAAAACGATGTATTGTATATCCATCAAGGTGGAATTATGGGAAATATAAGTCAAAAACAGAGATACGAAAGAAAATTTAAAAAAATATGA
- a CDS encoding OmpA family protein, translated as MRFQNNQEENNQTFWISYADLMAGLLFVFMLIVGAIVVKYVLSQNILANKEQTIIKTLENLKDEQGKNLSLDKLNAILKNEILRANANNIELQELNKNLTSVIVDLKSKLQVLSDTNSEYIADIDGLKSNNYELNESITDLNSKIVSIENKLNNAEVNATNLNMQNNQNLKIIDELTYQLRDKDDKYNVLLTDLNITKNHIKSLTGIRVKVITALKDKLGKSIEIDPVSGALKLRSSVLFNKNESKLKDEAKSDLKDTLQKYFDVLLNDPDISKNIDQVMIEGFTDSDGSYLYNLELSQRRAYEVMRFINSYNSDKKLNKLLVASGRSFNNLVLKDGKEDKEASRRIEIKFSISNKDALEQIEKLLEQKQ; from the coding sequence ATGAGATTTCAAAATAATCAAGAAGAAAATAACCAAACTTTTTGGATATCTTATGCTGATTTAATGGCGGGTTTATTATTTGTTTTTATGCTTATTGTTGGCGCTATTGTAGTTAAATATGTATTGTCTCAAAACATACTAGCCAACAAAGAGCAAACTATTATAAAAACACTAGAAAATTTAAAGGATGAACAAGGCAAAAATCTAAGTCTTGATAAGCTCAATGCTATTTTAAAAAATGAAATTTTAAGAGCAAATGCAAATAATATTGAACTTCAAGAATTAAATAAAAATTTAACTTCAGTTATTGTAGATTTAAAATCAAAATTACAGGTATTATCAGATACAAATAGTGAATATATTGCTGATATAGACGGATTAAAATCAAATAATTATGAGCTTAATGAGAGTATAACCGATCTAAATTCAAAAATAGTATCTATTGAAAACAAGCTTAATAATGCGGAAGTTAATGCTACTAATTTAAATATGCAAAATAATCAAAATTTAAAAATAATAGATGAATTAACCTATCAACTTAGAGATAAAGATGATAAGTATAATGTGTTATTAACAGATTTAAATATAACCAAAAATCACATTAAAAGTTTAACCGGTATAAGAGTTAAAGTTATAACAGCTCTAAAAGATAAGCTTGGAAAAAGTATAGAAATAGATCCGGTATCCGGTGCATTAAAGCTTCGCTCATCTGTATTGTTTAATAAAAATGAATCAAAATTAAAAGATGAAGCAAAATCTGATTTAAAGGATACATTGCAAAAATACTTTGATGTTTTGCTTAATGACCCAGATATAAGCAAAAATATTGATCAGGTCATGATAGAGGGTTTTACTGATAGCGATGGAAGTTATTTATATAATCTTGAATTATCTCAGCGCAGGGCTTATGAAGTTATGAGATTTATCAATTCTTATAATTCTGATAAAAAATTAAACAAACTTTTGGTGGCTAGCGGAAGAAGTTTTAACAATCTTGTCTTAAAGGATGGCAAAGAAGATAAAGAGGCTTCAAGACGTATAGAGATCAAATTTTCAATATCAAATAAAGATGCTTTAGAACAGATAGAAAAACTTTTAGAACAAAAACAATGA
- a CDS encoding MotA/TolQ/ExbB proton channel family protein gives MAIRNDYSDLTLPKPESDSSIFTYIKIVLVPVLIYAAALLGYFNVIKFHIEIHSLIMMGIILIIALFFARHNADFAFSVLSKKSADFKSSLKDFIVSNLLEISGVKKSNVCFDNFLSNYIKGLRNSHIAGMGYSIFPMLGILGTFISIAISMPSFSSSDSLGLEKEIGILLNGVGTAFYVSIYGIFLAIWWMFFEKFGVTKFDNFSREQKELSKEFFWQKDELEQRFMSVASEHFDDIRSVFSRISNEDFFKNLDNVVGNKFKSYSELQNLEQRMISESQIKFDQNIRLLNKAGSRQDEFVKIHTEILKATIDLNLSLKDMQKSFSTEYNRLNELMQDKVNGFEKSVNKFDLNLKTLDLSLKEFATKIISEQNNAMQAFKVGLLEGISAFKEVYEQEKTLTKSELEREIALQDLKKNANELDGEVQRVMQNIESSNLEDEISK, from the coding sequence ATGGCTATTAGAAATGATTATTCTGATTTAACATTACCAAAACCAGAGTCTGATAGCTCTATTTTTACATATATTAAAATTGTACTAGTGCCAGTTTTGATATATGCTGCTGCTTTGCTAGGATATTTTAATGTTATAAAATTTCATATAGAAATTCATAGTCTTATTATGATGGGTATAATACTTATTATAGCCTTGTTTTTTGCAAGACATAATGCTGATTTTGCCTTTTCTGTTTTATCAAAAAAGAGTGCTGATTTTAAAAGTAGTCTAAAAGATTTTATAGTATCAAATTTACTTGAAATTTCAGGTGTAAAAAAATCAAATGTATGCTTTGATAATTTTTTGAGTAATTATATCAAAGGTTTAAGAAATTCTCATATTGCTGGTATGGGGTATTCTATATTTCCTATGCTTGGAATTTTAGGAACTTTTATTAGTATAGCTATTTCAATGCCATCTTTTAGTTCAAGCGATTCTCTTGGGCTTGAAAAAGAAATAGGTATACTGTTAAATGGTGTAGGCACAGCTTTTTATGTATCAATTTATGGTATATTTTTGGCTATTTGGTGGATGTTTTTTGAAAAATTTGGTGTAACTAAATTTGATAATTTTTCAAGAGAGCAAAAAGAATTAAGTAAAGAATTTTTTTGGCAAAAAGATGAGTTAGAACAAAGATTTATGAGTGTTGCTAGTGAACATTTTGATGATATCAGATCTGTATTTTCAAGAATAAGCAATGAAGATTTTTTTAAAAATTTGGATAATGTTGTTGGTAATAAATTTAAATCATATTCTGAGCTACAAAATTTAGAACAAAGAATGATAAGTGAATCCCAAATAAAATTTGATCAAAATATTAGACTTTTAAATAAAGCAGGTTCAAGACAAGATGAATTTGTTAAAATTCACACAGAAATATTAAAAGCTACTATTGATTTAAACCTATCATTAAAAGATATGCAAAAATCATTTTCTACTGAATATAATAGACTTAACGAACTTATGCAAGATAAAGTTAATGGTTTTGAAAAAAGTGTTAATAAATTCGATTTAAATCTTAAGACGCTTGATTTGAGTTTAAAAGAATTTGCTACTAAGATTATTAGCGAACAAAACAATGCTATGCAAGCATTTAAAGTCGGTCTATTGGAAGGGATATCTGCTTTTAAAGAAGTCTATGAACAAGAAAAAACTCTAACTAAGTCAGAGTTAGAAAGAGAGATAGCTTTGCAGGATTTAAAAAAGAATGCTAATGAATTAGATGGTGAAGTTCAAAGGGTTATGCAAAATATAGAAAGTTCAAATTTAGAAGATGAGATTTCAAAATAA
- the fbaA gene encoding class II fructose-bisphosphate aldolase, with translation MGVLDIVKAGVLTGDDVTKLYSYAKEQGFAIPAVNVVGSDSVNAVLEAAKIANSPVIIQFSNGGASFYAGKSCKNADVFGAIAGAKHVHSLASAYGVPVVLHTDHAARKLLPWIDELIVASAEHKKSFGIPLFSSHMLDLSEESLEENLQTCEEYLKKMSELDISLEIELGVTGGEEDGVDNTGVDNSLLYTQPEDVALAYERLGKISDKFSIAASFGNVHGVYKPGNVVLRPEILKNSQEYVSNKFNTSNKKPVNFVFHGGSGSEIKDIKDAVSYGVIKMNIDTDTQWSFWDGVRKYELKNRDYLQAQIGNPDGEDKPNKKYYDPRKWLRAGEESMVERLQIAFSDLNCLNRN, from the coding sequence ATGGGTGTTTTAGATATCGTTAAAGCTGGTGTTTTGACAGGAGATGATGTAACAAAGCTTTACTCTTATGCAAAAGAGCAAGGATTTGCTATACCTGCTGTTAATGTAGTTGGTAGTGATTCTGTTAATGCTGTTTTGGAAGCAGCTAAAATTGCAAATTCACCCGTTATAATTCAATTTAGTAATGGTGGCGCTAGCTTTTATGCAGGAAAATCATGTAAAAATGCTGATGTTTTTGGTGCTATAGCTGGTGCCAAGCATGTTCACTCTTTAGCTAGCGCTTATGGCGTTCCTGTTGTTTTACATACAGACCATGCTGCTAGAAAATTATTGCCATGGATAGATGAGCTTATAGTTGCTTCTGCTGAGCATAAAAAAAGTTTCGGAATTCCTCTTTTTAGCTCTCATATGCTTGATCTAAGCGAAGAGAGTTTAGAGGAAAATTTACAAACTTGTGAAGAGTATCTAAAAAAAATGAGTGAGCTTGACATTAGCCTTGAGATAGAACTTGGTGTTACTGGCGGAGAGGAAGATGGTGTTGACAACACAGGTGTTGATAATTCTTTGCTTTATACTCAACCAGAAGATGTAGCTCTTGCTTATGAAAGGCTTGGCAAAATTAGCGATAAATTTAGTATAGCTGCTAGTTTTGGTAATGTTCATGGTGTATATAAACCCGGAAATGTGGTTTTAAGACCAGAGATACTTAAAAATTCTCAAGAATATGTTTCAAATAAGTTTAACACAAGCAACAAAAAACCTGTGAATTTTGTATTTCACGGAGGAAGTGGAAGCGAGATAAAAGATATAAAAGATGCTGTAAGTTATGGTGTTATTAAAATGAATATAGATACTGATACACAGTGGTCTTTCTGGGATGGTGTAAGAAAATATGAGCTTAAAAATAGGGATTATTTACAAGCTCAAATAGGAAATCCTGATGGCGAAGATAAGCCAAATAAAAAATACTATGATCCAAGAAAATGGTTAAGAGCTGGCGAAGAGAGTATGGTTGAGCGTTTACAGATAGCTTTTTCAGATTTAAATTGCCTAAATAGGAACTAA
- a CDS encoding peptidylprolyl isomerase, with amino-acid sequence MKKKIFFTALSFVAAMSLSAAVVATVDGENITDDDIQILLSQAMPGVDTSKLNDDLKKKVIDDIVGRKLLLKEAKSSGIEKDPEFKKALDIARENIAGELYFKKIFDTIKVNDAEVKKFYDENKENFNQPASVQARHILVEKEEDAKSIISSLKKLKGDALNKKFEEIAKEKSIDKGSAVRGGELGWFGQSQMVKPFADAVFSMTKGEVSKNPVKSQFGYHVILKEDMKPAGIIPFKDVKDQIEQNVKMQKFQEVIKQKTDTLRSKAKVQYK; translated from the coding sequence ATGAAAAAAAAGATATTTTTTACTGCTTTAAGTTTTGTTGCAGCAATGAGTTTGAGTGCTGCTGTTGTTGCTACTGTTGATGGAGAAAATATAACAGATGATGATATTCAGATTCTTTTAAGCCAAGCTATGCCTGGTGTAGATACTTCAAAGTTAAACGATGATTTAAAAAAGAAAGTTATAGATGATATAGTTGGAAGAAAATTATTGTTAAAAGAAGCTAAATCATCAGGAATAGAAAAAGATCCTGAGTTTAAAAAAGCTCTTGATATTGCTCGTGAAAATATAGCTGGAGAGTTATATTTTAAAAAGATTTTTGACACTATAAAAGTTAATGATGCTGAAGTTAAAAAATTTTATGATGAAAATAAAGAAAATTTTAATCAACCAGCAAGTGTTCAAGCAAGACATATATTAGTTGAAAAAGAAGAAGATGCTAAATCTATAATTTCATCACTTAAAAAATTAAAAGGTGATGCCTTAAATAAAAAATTTGAAGAAATTGCAAAAGAAAAATCTATAGATAAAGGTTCTGCTGTAAGAGGAGGAGAGCTTGGCTGGTTTGGTCAATCACAAATGGTAAAACCTTTTGCTGATGCTGTTTTTTCTATGACTAAGGGTGAAGTTTCTAAAAATCCGGTTAAATCACAATTTGGTTATCATGTAATTTTAAAAGAGGATATGAAACCAGCTGGAATTATACCTTTCAAAGATGTTAAAGATCAAATTGAGCAAAATGTTAAAATGCAAAAATTTCAAGAAGTTATTAAACAAAAAACAGATACTCTTCGCTCAAAAGCAAAAGTTCAATATAAATAA
- the nth gene encoding endonuclease III, whose protein sequence is MNKKDRILIIKNRFLKHFEGAKSELIWKNNYELIVCVMLSAQCTDKRVNLITPRLFEEYQSIDDLANANLASLKLLINSCSFFNNKATNLIKMAKSVVELHNSEIPLNEKDLISLAGVGQKTAHVVLLEAVGANVMAVDTHVFRVSHRLNLSNKKTPELVEKDLCKTFKTELGKLHQAMVLFGRYTCKAIKPKCNECILNDICQSKK, encoded by the coding sequence ATGAATAAAAAAGATAGAATTTTAATAATAAAAAATAGATTTTTAAAACACTTTGAAGGTGCAAAAAGTGAATTAATTTGGAAAAACAATTATGAACTTATAGTTTGTGTTATGCTTTCAGCACAATGCACAGACAAAAGAGTGAATTTAATAACTCCAAGGTTATTTGAAGAATACCAAAGTATAGATGATTTGGCAAATGCAAATTTAGCATCTCTCAAACTTTTAATAAACTCATGTAGTTTTTTTAATAATAAAGCCACCAACCTAATAAAAATGGCAAAATCAGTTGTAGAGCTGCATAACTCAGAAATTCCTCTTAACGAAAAAGACTTGATAAGCTTAGCAGGTGTTGGGCAAAAAACAGCACATGTGGTTTTATTAGAAGCAGTAGGAGCAAATGTAATGGCTGTTGATACACATGTTTTTAGGGTTTCTCATAGATTAAATTTAAGCAATAAAAAAACTCCCGAGCTAGTAGAAAAAGATCTATGCAAAACATTTAAAACAGAGCTTGGAAAGCTTCATCAGGCTATGGTATTATTTGGTAGATATACATGTAAAGCAATAAAACCGAAATGTAATGAGTGTATATTAAATGATATTTGTCAAAGTAAAAAATAA
- a CDS encoding rhodanese-like domain-containing protein, producing MKIIARFFIIFAFIILPNTFASMPMEINLSLDSVNPISLNEAEKISKEKDVYFLDANDERVYKQRHIPNAINVNVSNVLSFLPDNKNIKIVLYGLNSASIEPTEIATILQKDGYNNLYYMLEGIDAWALSGRKVDSIFHKTEQLTQKKIQNYKDGIHDDLLFANLPACRDCHASPKVVYATKQEKEELFRDKEFVNDNCKTCHKKEKSYFEKSVHSPFVTQDLKEGRKLPNCTDCHGVHIADKNGKVHKELKQLSQENCGVCHEKQQSLYHETFHGKALLLNKPGDAIRVAACYDCHGTHNVLNMDKEESTLHINNRVKTCGECHVDSNINFVGFIAHADHTDAEKYPLLHTAYVFMTGLVIVVFLFFGVHTLLWSMKLIQTRMAYPKEWKEAKQKAHNDKMTIKRFSTLHLIQHLFMASSFLGLAFSGLPQKFYTAPWANKMIELMGGIEVATFIHHLSAVIMFAVFFSHIAEIIVVQTRKGKGFFSRLFDADSLVPRIQDFKDMKAHFLWFFGKGERPQFDRWTYWEKFDYIAVFWGMFIIGFSGLVLWFPTFFSNFMPGWMINLSTLVHSDEALLATGFIFAIHFFNTHFRADRFPMDMVIFSGTLTEEEIKQERKHWYDRLVKNGDLKRLYHENENYAWYKPIAKFAGFAMLITGLVFLFMMIYAYIVSIF from the coding sequence ATGAAAATTATAGCCCGATTTTTTATTATATTTGCATTCATTATTTTACCTAATACTTTTGCCTCTATGCCTATGGAGATAAATTTAAGCTTAGATAGTGTTAACCCTATAAGTTTAAATGAAGCAGAAAAAATAAGCAAAGAGAAAGATGTATATTTTTTGGATGCAAACGATGAAAGAGTTTATAAACAAAGGCATATTCCTAATGCTATAAATGTTAATGTAAGTAATGTGCTAAGTTTCTTACCAGATAATAAAAATATAAAAATAGTTTTATATGGTTTAAACTCAGCATCTATTGAACCAACAGAGATTGCTACTATCTTACAAAAAGATGGATATAATAATCTTTATTATATGTTAGAAGGTATTGATGCTTGGGCTTTATCAGGTAGAAAAGTAGATAGTATTTTTCACAAGACTGAGCAATTAACTCAGAAAAAAATACAAAACTACAAAGATGGTATTCATGATGATTTGTTGTTTGCAAATTTACCTGCTTGTAGAGATTGCCATGCATCACCAAAAGTAGTGTATGCAACAAAGCAAGAGAAAGAAGAACTTTTTAGAGATAAAGAGTTTGTGAATGATAATTGTAAAACTTGTCATAAAAAAGAGAAGTCTTATTTTGAAAAAAGTGTGCATAGTCCTTTTGTTACACAAGATTTAAAAGAAGGTAGAAAACTACCAAACTGTACAGATTGTCACGGTGTTCATATAGCTGATAAAAATGGTAAAGTTCATAAAGAATTAAAGCAATTAAGCCAAGAAAATTGTGGTGTATGTCATGAAAAACAACAAAGTTTATACCATGAAACATTCCACGGTAAAGCACTTTTACTTAATAAGCCTGGCGATGCAATAAGAGTTGCTGCTTGTTATGATTGTCACGGTACGCATAATGTTTTAAATATGGACAAAGAAGAATCAACGCTACATATAAACAATAGAGTTAAAACTTGTGGTGAGTGTCATGTTGACTCAAATATAAATTTCGTTGGTTTTATAGCTCATGCTGATCATACAGATGCTGAAAAATATCCATTGCTACATACAGCTTATGTGTTTATGACAGGGCTTGTTATAGTTGTATTCTTATTCTTTGGAGTGCATACATTGTTATGGTCAATGAAACTTATCCAAACAAGAATGGCTTATCCTAAAGAGTGGAAAGAAGCTAAACAAAAAGCTCATAATGATAAAATGACAATCAAGAGATTTAGTACTTTACACCTAATCCAGCATTTATTTATGGCTTCTAGCTTCTTAGGGCTTGCATTTTCTGGATTGCCACAGAAATTCTATACAGCTCCATGGGCTAATAAAATGATAGAATTAATGGGTGGTATTGAAGTAGCTACATTTATACATCACTTATCTGCTGTTATTATGTTTGCTGTATTCTTTAGCCATATTGCTGAGATTATTGTGGTTCAGACAAGAAAAGGAAAAGGATTTTTTAGTCGCTTGTTTGATGCTGATTCTCTTGTGCCTAGAATTCAAGACTTTAAAGATATGAAAGCTCACTTCTTATGGTTCTTCGGAAAGGGAGAAAGACCACAATTTGACAGATGGACTTATTGGGAAAAATTTGACTATATTGCGGTATTCTGGGGTATGTTTATCATTGGATTTAGTGGACTTGTTTTATGGTTCCCTACATTCTTCTCTAACTTTATGCCAGGTTGGATGATAAACCTAAGCACATTAGTCCATTCAGATGAAGCGTTGCTTGCTACTGGATTTATATTTGCTATTCACTTCTTTAATACCCACTTTAGAGCTGATCGTTTCCCTATGGATATGGTTATATTTAGTGGAACTTTAACAGAAGAAGAGATTAAACAAGAGAGAAAACATTGGTATGACAGATTGGTTAAAAACGGAGACCTTAAAAGGTTATATCATGAAAATGAAAATTATGCTTGGTATAAACCGATAGCAAAATTTGCTGGATTTGCCATGCTTATTACAGGACTTGTGTTCTTGTTTATGATGATATATGCTTATATAGTAAGTATATTTTAA
- a CDS encoding cytochrome c3 family protein, with the protein MKRKSLNILSKACIVAFCSFVGFSTLQANDKDFKNTFQNDGFKPRTLIDVTKEDKYFWDYLKENHPVFKFEKEGRLIGKYKLSNRDEEFVDFGGGKQYAQKTGRPTAITYRLAMESFLDFPNKFVGPQKCGECHPAQYAQWERSRHAKTLRWPEELEEVGGDVKQGMYGTDVTILAKGVRPDDVFAIIGTPRTKYGFLDKWLVRGTYHVVDGTLDDPNSKIVAGGNQFSLNWTKFLTPEVAQKIKDEVVSNFPTKMEEFGGNGSYIWGMNSYGASYQKSFKFQPASAYCEVCHSFKFDFKSKEEFLGALGDAKELRKHTISKGISCEECHGAGAHLYGARGAGMASNCERCHQRFQYHEDDAKLNPRKEFNAYFKSSCPACGTEGAQMYSTMHYDKGLRCSTCHDPHEVTANDWKDSYTLTGLKKNCKDCHEPQAEMFKYGGPHAKDNCTGCHMPNMMSCENFPAIQNPDLAGFDNVRASHIWKILVDKDKKTLNPPAGKARDPKVKGWRLAREDGRFFVDLMWSCGRTSFEDPNLVKPGASGCHSVIQSTLPKELHYKDQASIYEDVMKWQNPVKDGYANIEQILRKIDKSLIENKKISVESKTKVLSYAKQAQDILDRIKKDGSWGVHGPKYAKKLIDEALTYANYAQDIIDGKSK; encoded by the coding sequence ATGAAACGAAAATCATTAAATATTTTATCAAAAGCCTGTATTGTAGCTTTTTGCTCTTTTGTTGGATTTTCTACATTACAAGCAAATGACAAAGATTTCAAAAATACATTTCAAAATGATGGTTTTAAACCTAGAACATTAATTGATGTAACCAAAGAAGATAAGTATTTCTGGGATTACTTGAAAGAAAATCACCCTGTTTTTAAATTTGAAAAAGAGGGTCGTTTGATCGGAAAATATAAACTTTCTAATCGTGATGAAGAATTTGTAGATTTTGGTGGCGGTAAGCAATATGCACAAAAAACTGGTAGACCAACTGCTATTACTTATCGTCTTGCTATGGAATCTTTTTTGGATTTTCCAAATAAATTCGTCGGACCACAAAAATGTGGTGAGTGTCACCCAGCTCAATATGCTCAGTGGGAAAGATCTCGTCATGCTAAAACATTAAGATGGCCAGAGGAATTAGAAGAAGTTGGCGGTGATGTAAAACAGGGTATGTATGGTACTGATGTTACTATTCTTGCTAAAGGTGTAAGACCAGATGATGTTTTTGCTATTATAGGAACTCCTAGAACAAAATATGGCTTTTTAGATAAATGGCTTGTTCGTGGAACTTACCATGTGGTTGATGGTACATTAGATGATCCAAACTCAAAAATAGTTGCTGGTGGTAATCAATTTTCTCTGAATTGGACAAAATTCTTAACTCCTGAAGTTGCACAAAAAATAAAAGATGAAGTAGTTTCAAACTTCCCGACTAAAATGGAAGAGTTTGGTGGAAACGGTTCTTATATATGGGGCATGAACTCATATGGTGCTAGTTATCAAAAATCATTTAAGTTTCAACCGGCAAGTGCTTACTGTGAAGTTTGCCACAGCTTTAAATTTGATTTTAAAAGTAAAGAAGAATTCTTGGGTGCATTAGGGGATGCAAAAGAGCTTAGAAAACATACTATTTCAAAAGGCATATCTTGTGAAGAGTGTCATGGTGCTGGTGCTCACTTATATGGTGCTAGAGGTGCTGGCATGGCTTCAAATTGTGAAAGATGCCACCAAAGATTCCAGTATCATGAAGATGATGCTAAATTAAATCCAAGAAAAGAATTTAATGCTTACTTTAAATCATCTTGCCCTGCTTGTGGAACAGAGGGTGCTCAAATGTATAGCACTATGCACTATGATAAAGGTCTAAGATGTAGCACTTGTCATGATCCACATGAAGTAACAGCTAATGATTGGAAAGACTCTTATACATTGACTGGATTAAAGAAAAATTGTAAAGATTGTCATGAGCCTCAAGCCGAAATGTTTAAATATGGTGGACCTCATGCTAAAGATAATTGTACTGGTTGTCATATGCCAAATATGATGAGTTGTGAAAACTTCCCAGCTATACAAAATCCAGATCTTGCAGGGTTTGATAACGTTAGAGCATCTCATATTTGGAAAATATTAGTTGATAAAGATAAAAAGACACTAAACCCACCTGCTGGAAAAGCTAGGGATCCTAAGGTTAAAGGCTGGAGACTAGCTCGTGAAGATGGAAGATTCTTTGTTGATCTTATGTGGAGTTGTGGTAGAACAAGCTTTGAAGATCCAAATTTAGTAAAACCAGGCGCAAGTGGATGCCATAGTGTAATTCAATCAACACTTCCAAAAGAGCTTCATTATAAAGATCAAGCCAGTATATATGAAGATGTTATGAAGTGGCAAAACCCTGTTAAAGATGGATATGCTAATATCGAGCAAATTCTTAGAAAAATAGACAAATCTTTGATTGAAAATAAAAAGATATCAGTTGAGTCAAAAACAAAAGTTCTAAGCTATGCTAAACAAGCTCAAGATATTTTAGATAGGATTAAAAAAGATGGTTCTTGGGGTGTTCATGGACCAAAATATGCTAAAAAACTTATAGATGAGGCATTGACATACGCTAATTATGCTCAAGATATCATTGATGGTAAGAGCAAATAG